A stretch of the Planctomycetota bacterium genome encodes the following:
- a CDS encoding NUDIX domain-containing protein, giving the protein MRIRTDCVFCYVFRERGTWEVLQLLRAPGRFMEDTWAFVSGGVEPGETMHDAALRELREETQLTPTKFYHGDHVKTYYLPVSDELFHAPTFAAIVDVDAEVVLNDEHTDQRWVSIDAVPTLWTDDADALATIRRQILNDGPGKPHLRIDV; this is encoded by the coding sequence ATGCGCATCCGCACCGACTGCGTCTTCTGCTACGTCTTCCGGGAACGTGGTACATGGGAGGTGCTGCAACTGCTCCGTGCGCCCGGTCGGTTCATGGAAGACACCTGGGCGTTCGTCAGCGGCGGTGTCGAGCCGGGCGAAACGATGCACGACGCGGCCCTCCGGGAGCTGCGTGAAGAGACACAACTGACACCGACCAAGTTCTACCACGGCGACCATGTGAAGACGTACTACCTGCCGGTCAGCGACGAGTTGTTCCACGCCCCGACGTTCGCGGCCATCGTCGATGTGGACGCGGAGGTCGTGCTCAACGACGAACACACCGACCAGCGCTGGGTTTCGATCGACGCGGTGCCGACGCTCTGGACCGATGATGCCGACGCACTCGCAACGATCCGGCGACAAATCCTGAACGACGGCCCGGGTAAACCGCACCTGCGCATCGACGTGTGA